A genomic stretch from Arachis stenosperma cultivar V10309 chromosome 3, arast.V10309.gnm1.PFL2, whole genome shotgun sequence includes:
- the LOC130970248 gene encoding uncharacterized protein LOC130970248 isoform X1: MGGGGAMRTASKIAGIGIGRTAYRGSPASLPTDQSRSVRNASLPASAVLSSHGAKPAEVAPLHTAASWELDDWEFADEGELVMVAGEPMPRVVFQGVPTFEEAKEATTELKEAIDKVYLSPDSSHSEVSSHGSEVSVLSPTQVEAESKIVEAISSPLVPKHALQAFKLLSTSSQAQTVVASIACDPNVWDAVMQNPAVTDFFKLHQEVAISETEETPENLENCAAVAGSEAKEAAENEKLLAESDLGNGSFDFMSILENFKLTVTEMVSSVSNFLQNIFPTAEKENTHGDADGNAKQSFMDTNKIMGGTFMGLAVLAIMVVLVRRS; this comes from the exons ATGGGTGGCGGAGGAGCTATGCGAACGGCGTCCAAAATCGCAGGAATTGGCATCGGTCGGACTGCCTACAGGGGTTCTCCAGCGTCCCTTCCAACTGACCAGTCTCGGTCTGTGAGGAACGCGTCCCTGCCGGCATCTGCCGTCTTGTCATCTCATGGAGCTAAGCCTGCCGAGGTTGCGCCGCTGCACACGGCGGCGTCGTGGGAGTTAGACGATTGGGAGTTTGCCGATGAAGGTGAATTGGTTATGGTCGCCGGTGAGCCCATGCCGCGGGTGGTGTTCCAGGGTGTCCCTACGTTTGAGGAAGCGAAGGAAGCCACCACcgaattgaaggaagctattgATAA AGTATACCTTTCTCCTGATTCTTCCCATTCAGAGGTTTCGTCTCATGGTAGTGAAGTCTCTGTTCTGTCTCCTACTCAAGTTGAGGCAGAGAGCAAAATCGTCGAGGCCATCTCAAGTCCATTGGTCCCTAAGCATGCCCTTCAGGCTTTTAAACTGCTTAGTACAAGCTCTCAGGCACAG ACTGTGGTGGCTTCCATTGCTTGTGACCCAAATGTATGGGATGCGGTTATGCAAAATCCTGCTGTAACTGATTTCTTTAAGTTACACCAGGAAG TGGCTATCTCTGAAACAGAGGAAACTCCTGAGAACCTAGAAAATTGTGCTGCAGTTGCCGGTTCTGAGGCAAAGGAAGCTGCAGAGAACGAGAAACTGTTGGCAGAGTCTGATTTGGGGAATGGTTCTTTCGATTTCATGAGCATTCTGGAGAATTTTAAGCTGACGGTGACTGAAATGGTAAGCAGTGTATCAAATTTCCTGCAGAACATTTTCCCAACAGCTGAGAAAGAGAATACGCATGGTGATGCTGATGGAAATGCTAAACAAAGTTTCATGGATACCAATAAAATCATGGGAGGAACTTTCATGGGATTGGCAGTGCTGGCTATAATGGTGGTATTGGTGAGGAGATCCTAA
- the LOC130970248 gene encoding uncharacterized protein LOC130970248 isoform X2 — protein sequence MGGGGAMRTASKIAGIGIGRTAYRGSPASLPTDQSRSVRNASLPASAVLSSHGAKPAEVAPLHTAASWELDDWEFADEGELVMVAGEPMPRVVFQGVPTFEEAKEATTELKEAIDKVYLSPDSSHSEVSSHGSEVSVLSPTQVEAESKIVEAISSPLVPKHALQAFKLLSTSSQAQTVVASIACDPNVWDAVMQNPAVTDFFKLHQEVAGSEAKEAAENEKLLAESDLGNGSFDFMSILENFKLTVTEMVSSVSNFLQNIFPTAEKENTHGDADGNAKQSFMDTNKIMGGTFMGLAVLAIMVVLVRRS from the exons ATGGGTGGCGGAGGAGCTATGCGAACGGCGTCCAAAATCGCAGGAATTGGCATCGGTCGGACTGCCTACAGGGGTTCTCCAGCGTCCCTTCCAACTGACCAGTCTCGGTCTGTGAGGAACGCGTCCCTGCCGGCATCTGCCGTCTTGTCATCTCATGGAGCTAAGCCTGCCGAGGTTGCGCCGCTGCACACGGCGGCGTCGTGGGAGTTAGACGATTGGGAGTTTGCCGATGAAGGTGAATTGGTTATGGTCGCCGGTGAGCCCATGCCGCGGGTGGTGTTCCAGGGTGTCCCTACGTTTGAGGAAGCGAAGGAAGCCACCACcgaattgaaggaagctattgATAA AGTATACCTTTCTCCTGATTCTTCCCATTCAGAGGTTTCGTCTCATGGTAGTGAAGTCTCTGTTCTGTCTCCTACTCAAGTTGAGGCAGAGAGCAAAATCGTCGAGGCCATCTCAAGTCCATTGGTCCCTAAGCATGCCCTTCAGGCTTTTAAACTGCTTAGTACAAGCTCTCAGGCACAG ACTGTGGTGGCTTCCATTGCTTGTGACCCAAATGTATGGGATGCGGTTATGCAAAATCCTGCTGTAACTGATTTCTTTAAGTTACACCAGGAAG TTGCCGGTTCTGAGGCAAAGGAAGCTGCAGAGAACGAGAAACTGTTGGCAGAGTCTGATTTGGGGAATGGTTCTTTCGATTTCATGAGCATTCTGGAGAATTTTAAGCTGACGGTGACTGAAATGGTAAGCAGTGTATCAAATTTCCTGCAGAACATTTTCCCAACAGCTGAGAAAGAGAATACGCATGGTGATGCTGATGGAAATGCTAAACAAAGTTTCATGGATACCAATAAAATCATGGGAGGAACTTTCATGGGATTGGCAGTGCTGGCTATAATGGTGGTATTGGTGAGGAGATCCTAA